One Clostridiales bacterium DNA segment encodes these proteins:
- a CDS encoding DUF1385 domain-containing protein, which translates to MKDWKTKRKTGIGGQALIEGVMMRGPQGISIAVRKPDNEIEVEKRTAESYTRKNKILGLPFIRGSVALIESLVIGINALTYSAQFFEEDDEQKETGVFDKLMKKIFKDKADKVIMGFSVAISVLLAVALFFVLPSAVIGFVKKISGSNFLRNFLEGIIRIIFLILYIYFISKMNDIKRVFQYHGAEHKTIFCYENEEELTVDNARKYSTMHPRCGTNFLFIFMIISIFVFSFFGWPNLVARVILRIILLPVIAGISYEILKFAGHSDSKIVHVLIYPGLLLQKLTTAEPDDSMLEVAIAALKGVLTDDKEANAW; encoded by the coding sequence GTGAAGGATTGGAAAACAAAGAGAAAGACGGGCATCGGAGGTCAGGCTCTAATAGAGGGTGTGATGATGAGGGGACCTCAGGGAATTTCTATAGCCGTAAGGAAACCTGATAATGAGATAGAAGTTGAAAAAAGGACCGCAGAGAGCTATACAAGGAAGAACAAAATACTTGGTCTTCCATTTATACGAGGTTCCGTAGCGCTTATCGAATCACTTGTCATAGGTATAAATGCCCTGACATATTCGGCGCAGTTCTTTGAAGAGGATGACGAGCAGAAAGAAACTGGCGTATTCGATAAGCTAATGAAAAAGATATTCAAGGATAAGGCCGATAAGGTGATCATGGGATTTTCAGTAGCCATATCCGTATTGCTTGCGGTGGCACTGTTTTTCGTGCTTCCATCTGCCGTAATAGGATTTGTAAAGAAGATTAGCGGCAGCAATTTTCTGAGGAATTTTCTCGAAGGGATCATAAGGATTATATTTCTTATACTTTATATATACTTTATATCTAAAATGAATGATATAAAAAGAGTTTTCCAGTATCATGGCGCTGAACATAAAACTATATTTTGCTATGAAAATGAGGAAGAACTTACAGTTGATAACGCAAGAAAGTATTCGACGATGCATCCACGGTGCGGGACTAATTTTCTATTTATATTTATGATCATAAGCATATTTGTTTTTTCTTTTTTCGGTTGGCCGAATCTTGTGGCAAGAGTTATATTAAGAATAATACTTCTTCCTGTAATAGCCGGTATATCCTATGAAATATTGAAGTTCGCAGGGCATTCGGATTCGAAAATCGTCCATGTATTGATTTATCCGGGATTGCTTCTGCAAAAATTAACGACAGCCGAGCCTGACGACAGTATGCTTGAAGTAGCTATTGCAGCATTAAAGGGAGTGCTCACGGATGATAAGGAGGCAAATGCTTGGTAA
- a CDS encoding ZIP family metal transporter, producing the protein MNNIINITIIGTLVGIIGTGTGGLITFICRNPNDKIMSLTLGTAGGLMLSVVTFDLLPEAFQYGGVPLSIAGIIGGVIVTAMIDELLPDFENISKGKGKYFKMSILIAIGLALHNFPEGLAIGSGFAAGERLGFGISTVIGMHDIPEGMAVAAPMSISGVKQSRVILYTIATAVPTGIGAFIGAVLGDISPAFTTLCLSFAGGTMLYIVCGELIPKSRDLLDNFISTFGIIAGIIAGIIIVSVS; encoded by the coding sequence ATGAATAATATTATAAATATTACCATAATAGGTACGCTGGTCGGGATAATAGGTACCGGTACGGGAGGGTTAATCACATTTATATGTAGAAACCCGAATGATAAGATCATGAGCCTGACACTTGGAACTGCAGGTGGCCTTATGCTGTCAGTAGTCACCTTTGACCTTTTACCGGAGGCATTTCAGTACGGAGGAGTTCCTCTAAGCATTGCAGGCATTATCGGAGGCGTAATCGTAACGGCGATGATTGATGAACTGCTTCCTGATTTTGAAAACATATCAAAGGGCAAGGGCAAATATTTTAAGATGAGTATTTTAATAGCCATAGGCCTTGCGTTGCATAATTTTCCCGAAGGCTTGGCCATAGGTTCAGGCTTTGCGGCCGGTGAAAGGCTGGGTTTTGGAATATCTACAGTTATAGGCATGCATGACATACCGGAAGGTATGGCCGTTGCAGCACCTATGAGCATAAGCGGCGTAAAACAAAGCAGAGTTATTCTGTATACTATCGCTACAGCCGTACCGACGGGTATCGGGGCTTTCATAGGTGCTGTTCTGGGCGATATATCGCCTGCATTTACAACACTGTGCCTTTCATTTGCCGGCGGAACGATGCTTTACATAGTATGTGGAGAGCTCATACCCAAAAGCAGGGATCTTCTGGATAACTTTATCTCCACTTTTGGCATCATCGCCGGTATAATTGCAGGTATAATAATAGTTTCAGTGTCGTAA
- the prfA gene encoding peptide chain release factor 1, producing the protein MLERLDFIEEKYNDLTKKISDPEVIANQQEWQKLMKEHASLEEIVQSYKEYKDVSKEIENDKEIIDDKSESELKELAEEELKDLEKKQEGIENKLKLLLLPKDPNDEKNVFLEIRAGTGGEEAALFAAELLRMYTKYAERKNWKVEIMSANQTDLGGFKEVVAMIQGKGVYSRLKFESGTHRVQRVPETEASGRIHTSAVTVAIMPEVEDVEVNIDPDDLRIDVYRSSGHGGQCVNTTDSAVRITHIPTGIVVTCQDEKSQIKNRDKAMKVLKARIYDKLQQEQNAKVAEERRSQVGSGDRSERIRTYNFPQGRVTDHRIGLTIYQLESFLDGDMDVVLDALNTADQAEKLKAVGE; encoded by the coding sequence ATGTTGGAAAGGCTTGATTTCATAGAGGAAAAGTACAATGATTTAACAAAAAAGATAAGCGATCCTGAAGTTATAGCAAACCAGCAGGAGTGGCAGAAACTTATGAAGGAACACGCATCCTTGGAGGAAATAGTTCAAAGTTACAAAGAGTATAAGGATGTCTCAAAAGAGATAGAAAATGATAAGGAAATAATAGATGATAAATCTGAAAGCGAATTGAAAGAATTGGCTGAAGAAGAGCTGAAGGACCTCGAAAAGAAGCAGGAGGGGATCGAGAATAAGCTCAAATTATTGCTTCTGCCCAAGGATCCCAATGATGAAAAGAATGTTTTCCTTGAAATAAGAGCAGGCACCGGAGGCGAAGAGGCGGCACTTTTTGCAGCCGAGCTTTTAAGAATGTATACAAAATATGCCGAGAGGAAAAACTGGAAAGTTGAGATAATGAGTGCAAATCAGACGGATCTTGGCGGATTTAAAGAAGTTGTTGCCATGATACAGGGGAAAGGTGTTTACAGCAGGCTGAAGTTCGAGAGCGGTACACACAGAGTTCAAAGGGTTCCTGAAACGGAAGCATCTGGCCGTATTCATACATCTGCCGTAACCGTTGCGATAATGCCTGAGGTTGAAGATGTCGAAGTTAACATAGACCCGGATGACCTCAGAATAGATGTTTACAGGTCCAGTGGGCATGGCGGGCAGTGTGTAAATACAACTGATTCAGCCGTAAGGATTACACATATACCGACAGGGATTGTCGTGACATGCCAGGATGAAAAATCCCAGATTAAAAACAGGGATAAGGCCATGAAGGTTTTAAAAGCGCGGATTTATGATAAATTACAGCAAGAACAGAATGCAAAAGTTGCGGAGGAAAGAAGGAGCCAGGTAGGGAGCGGTGATAGAAGCGAAAGAATAAGAACGTATAATTTTCCGCAAGGCAGGGTTACCGATCACAGGATCGGGCTTACCATATACCAGCTCGAATCATTCCTGGACGGGGATATGGATGTTGTACTCGATGCCTTGAATACTGCCGATCAGGCGGAAAAATTAAAGGCAGTCGGGGAATGA
- the prmC gene encoding peptide chain release factor N(5)-glutamine methyltransferase, whose protein sequence is MVSIFTALKEGTSFLRNRNIDTPRLDAEVIMAHILNCSRLHLITDGERALSDDEYAKFLDHISKRAHGMPVAYITGYKEFMGLKFSTGKGVLIPRCDTEIVAECAIDICKRIEGPIYVCDVCCGSGAIGISIAKYVERAFVTMIDVSKAAADAARGNAALNGVGDRAYVIQGDLLSPVAGRKFDIIVSNPPYIKSADIKFLPVDVKDYEPLLALNGGADGLEFYRRLCSVSLECLKADGNIIFEIGYNQNKDVKDIMEKNGFSDIEIYRDLAGRYRCIKGVK, encoded by the coding sequence TTGGTAAGTATCTTTACCGCACTCAAAGAAGGCACATCGTTTTTGAGAAATCGAAATATCGATACCCCGAGGCTGGATGCTGAAGTCATAATGGCGCATATATTAAATTGCAGCAGGCTTCATCTTATAACCGACGGTGAGAGGGCACTGAGTGATGATGAATATGCGAAATTCTTGGATCATATCAGTAAGCGGGCGCATGGAATGCCTGTTGCATATATTACCGGCTACAAGGAATTCATGGGGCTTAAGTTTTCTACGGGCAAGGGGGTGCTTATACCAAGATGCGATACTGAAATTGTTGCAGAATGTGCGATAGATATATGTAAGAGGATCGAAGGTCCGATATATGTCTGCGATGTATGCTGTGGCAGCGGCGCGATAGGTATAAGTATTGCAAAATATGTTGAGCGCGCATTTGTAACAATGATAGATGTAAGCAAAGCCGCTGCGGATGCGGCTCGGGGAAATGCGGCTTTAAACGGAGTCGGGGACAGGGCATATGTAATTCAGGGAGATTTATTATCACCTGTAGCGGGTCGGAAATTTGATATTATAGTTTCAAACCCTCCTTATATTAAGTCGGCTGATATAAAATTTTTACCGGTCGATGTTAAGGATTACGAGCCTTTGCTTGCACTGAATGGCGGTGCTGATGGACTTGAGTTTTATAGAAGACTTTGCAGCGTTTCTTTAGAATGCTTAAAGGCGGATGGTAATATAATCTTTGAAATAGGTTATAATCAGAATAAAGATGTAAAAGATATAATGGAGAAGAATGGTTTTTCAGATATAGAGATTTACAGGGATTTAGCAGGCAGATACAGGTGTATTAAAGGGGTAAAATAA